The Salvia miltiorrhiza cultivar Shanhuang (shh) chromosome 1, IMPLAD_Smil_shh, whole genome shotgun sequence genome has a window encoding:
- the LOC130986233 gene encoding protein NDL1-like isoform X1: MAELSVDSVCLDVETIYLGGKEHIVRTGSGSVSVIIYGDPDKPALITYPDLALNHVSCFQGLFFCPEAAALLLHNFCVYHISPPGHELGAAAISEGYPVPSVDDLADQILDVLNYFRLGAVMCMGVMAGAYILTLFAMKYRERVVGLILVSPLCKAPSWTEWLCNKVMSNLLYYYGMCGLLKECLLYRYFSKQEVRGNAEVPESDIVQACRRLLDERQGANVLRFLQAIDGRPDLTDGLRKLKCRTLIFVGDSSPFHSESLHMITKLDKRYSALVEVLDCGSIVTEEQPQAMLTSMEYFLMGYGLHMPSQYSGSPRSPLSPTCIAPELLSPESMGLKLKPIKTRVTSQRHH, translated from the exons ATGGCTGAATTAAGCGTTGATTCCGTTTGCCTCGATGTGGAGACAATCTATCTCGGCGGGAAG GAGCATATTGTGCGAACAGGAAGTGGCTCAGTATCTGTTATTATTTACGGTGACCCAGACAAACCAGCTCTCATCACTTATCCAGATTTGGCTTTAAACC ATGTATCTTGTTTTCAAGGTTTATTTTTTTGTCCGGAAGCAGCAGCATTGCTCCTTCACAATTTCTGCGTTTACCATATCAGCCCTCCTGGGCATGAG TTGGGAGCTGCTGCAATTAGTGAAGGTTATCCTGTGCCTTCTGTTGATGATTTAGCAGATCAAATTCTTGATGTGCTCAACTATTTCAG ACTTGGTGCAGTCATGTGCATGGGAGTAATGGCTGGCGCTTACATCCTTACCTTGTTCGCC ATGAAATATAGGGAGCGGGTTGTTGGTTTGATACTTGTATCGCCTTTGTGCAAAGCACCATCGTGGACAGAATGGCTCTGTAATAAG GTGATGTCAAATTTGCTGTACTATTATGGTATGTGTGGTCTTCTGAAGGAATGCTTACTATACCGTTATTTTAGCAAG CAGGAAGTTCGTGGCAATGCAGAAGTTCCAGAATCTGACATAGTTCAAGCATGTAGAAGA CTGCTGGATGAGAGGCAGGGCGCAAATGTACTTCGTTTTCTCCAAGCCATAGATGG GAGACCTGACCTAACTGATGGTTTGAGGAAATTGAAGTGCCGAACACTGATATTTGTCGGGGATAGTTCTCCTTTTCATTCAGAGTCTCTCCACATGATTACGAAACTGGACAAGAGATACAGTGCCTTAGTTGAG GTGCTTGATTGTGGATCAATTGTCACGGAGGAGCAGCCGCAAGCAATGTTGACATCGATGGAGTATTTCCTGATGGGTTATGGGCTGCACATGCCGAGTCAGTATAGTGGCAGCCCGAGGAGCCCGTTGAGCCCTACTTGTATCGCGCCAGAGCTCCTGTCTCCGGAGAGCATGGGATTGAAACTGAAACCGATCAAGACCCGCGTCACGTCACAAAGACACCATTAG
- the LOC130986233 gene encoding protein NDL1-like isoform X2, producing the protein MAELSVDSVCLDVETIYLGGKEHIVRTGSGSVSVIIYGDPDKPALITYPDLALNHVSCFQGLFFCPEAAALLLHNFCVYHISPPGHELGAAAISEGYPVPSVDDLADQILDVLNYFRLGAVMCMGVMAGAYILTLFAMKYRERVVGLILVSPLCKAPSWTEWLCNKVMSNLLYYYGMCGLLKECLLYRYFSKEVRGNAEVPESDIVQACRRLLDERQGANVLRFLQAIDGRPDLTDGLRKLKCRTLIFVGDSSPFHSESLHMITKLDKRYSALVEVLDCGSIVTEEQPQAMLTSMEYFLMGYGLHMPSQYSGSPRSPLSPTCIAPELLSPESMGLKLKPIKTRVTSQRHH; encoded by the exons ATGGCTGAATTAAGCGTTGATTCCGTTTGCCTCGATGTGGAGACAATCTATCTCGGCGGGAAG GAGCATATTGTGCGAACAGGAAGTGGCTCAGTATCTGTTATTATTTACGGTGACCCAGACAAACCAGCTCTCATCACTTATCCAGATTTGGCTTTAAACC ATGTATCTTGTTTTCAAGGTTTATTTTTTTGTCCGGAAGCAGCAGCATTGCTCCTTCACAATTTCTGCGTTTACCATATCAGCCCTCCTGGGCATGAG TTGGGAGCTGCTGCAATTAGTGAAGGTTATCCTGTGCCTTCTGTTGATGATTTAGCAGATCAAATTCTTGATGTGCTCAACTATTTCAG ACTTGGTGCAGTCATGTGCATGGGAGTAATGGCTGGCGCTTACATCCTTACCTTGTTCGCC ATGAAATATAGGGAGCGGGTTGTTGGTTTGATACTTGTATCGCCTTTGTGCAAAGCACCATCGTGGACAGAATGGCTCTGTAATAAG GTGATGTCAAATTTGCTGTACTATTATGGTATGTGTGGTCTTCTGAAGGAATGCTTACTATACCGTTATTTTAGCAAG GAAGTTCGTGGCAATGCAGAAGTTCCAGAATCTGACATAGTTCAAGCATGTAGAAGA CTGCTGGATGAGAGGCAGGGCGCAAATGTACTTCGTTTTCTCCAAGCCATAGATGG GAGACCTGACCTAACTGATGGTTTGAGGAAATTGAAGTGCCGAACACTGATATTTGTCGGGGATAGTTCTCCTTTTCATTCAGAGTCTCTCCACATGATTACGAAACTGGACAAGAGATACAGTGCCTTAGTTGAG GTGCTTGATTGTGGATCAATTGTCACGGAGGAGCAGCCGCAAGCAATGTTGACATCGATGGAGTATTTCCTGATGGGTTATGGGCTGCACATGCCGAGTCAGTATAGTGGCAGCCCGAGGAGCCCGTTGAGCCCTACTTGTATCGCGCCAGAGCTCCTGTCTCCGGAGAGCATGGGATTGAAACTGAAACCGATCAAGACCCGCGTCACGTCACAAAGACACCATTAG
- the LOC130986233 gene encoding protein NDL1-like isoform X4, with protein sequence MIKQMNGYLCLTMVSCLEHIVRTGSGSVSVIIYGDPDKPALITYPDLALNHVSCFQGLFFCPEAAALLLHNFCVYHISPPGHELGAAAISEGYPVPSVDDLADQILDVLNYFRLGAVMCMGVMAGAYILTLFAMKYRERVVGLILVSPLCKAPSWTEWLCNKVMSNLLYYYGMCGLLKECLLYRYFSKEVRGNAEVPESDIVQACRRLLDERQGANVLRFLQAIDGRPDLTDGLRKLKCRTLIFVGDSSPFHSESLHMITKLDKRYSALVEVLDCGSIVTEEQPQAMLTSMEYFLMGYGLHMPSQYSGSPRSPLSPTCIAPELLSPESMGLKLKPIKTRVTSQRHH encoded by the exons ATGATCAAGCAAATGAATGGTTATTTGTGTTTAACTATGGTTTCCTGTTTG GAGCATATTGTGCGAACAGGAAGTGGCTCAGTATCTGTTATTATTTACGGTGACCCAGACAAACCAGCTCTCATCACTTATCCAGATTTGGCTTTAAACC ATGTATCTTGTTTTCAAGGTTTATTTTTTTGTCCGGAAGCAGCAGCATTGCTCCTTCACAATTTCTGCGTTTACCATATCAGCCCTCCTGGGCATGAG TTGGGAGCTGCTGCAATTAGTGAAGGTTATCCTGTGCCTTCTGTTGATGATTTAGCAGATCAAATTCTTGATGTGCTCAACTATTTCAG ACTTGGTGCAGTCATGTGCATGGGAGTAATGGCTGGCGCTTACATCCTTACCTTGTTCGCC ATGAAATATAGGGAGCGGGTTGTTGGTTTGATACTTGTATCGCCTTTGTGCAAAGCACCATCGTGGACAGAATGGCTCTGTAATAAG GTGATGTCAAATTTGCTGTACTATTATGGTATGTGTGGTCTTCTGAAGGAATGCTTACTATACCGTTATTTTAGCAAG GAAGTTCGTGGCAATGCAGAAGTTCCAGAATCTGACATAGTTCAAGCATGTAGAAGA CTGCTGGATGAGAGGCAGGGCGCAAATGTACTTCGTTTTCTCCAAGCCATAGATGG GAGACCTGACCTAACTGATGGTTTGAGGAAATTGAAGTGCCGAACACTGATATTTGTCGGGGATAGTTCTCCTTTTCATTCAGAGTCTCTCCACATGATTACGAAACTGGACAAGAGATACAGTGCCTTAGTTGAG GTGCTTGATTGTGGATCAATTGTCACGGAGGAGCAGCCGCAAGCAATGTTGACATCGATGGAGTATTTCCTGATGGGTTATGGGCTGCACATGCCGAGTCAGTATAGTGGCAGCCCGAGGAGCCCGTTGAGCCCTACTTGTATCGCGCCAGAGCTCCTGTCTCCGGAGAGCATGGGATTGAAACTGAAACCGATCAAGACCCGCGTCACGTCACAAAGACACCATTAG
- the LOC130986233 gene encoding protein NDL1-like isoform X3 yields MNGYLCLTMVSCLEHIVRTGSGSVSVIIYGDPDKPALITYPDLALNHVSCFQGLFFCPEAAALLLHNFCVYHISPPGHELGAAAISEGYPVPSVDDLADQILDVLNYFRLGAVMCMGVMAGAYILTLFAMKYRERVVGLILVSPLCKAPSWTEWLCNKVMSNLLYYYGMCGLLKECLLYRYFSKQEVRGNAEVPESDIVQACRRLLDERQGANVLRFLQAIDGRPDLTDGLRKLKCRTLIFVGDSSPFHSESLHMITKLDKRYSALVEVLDCGSIVTEEQPQAMLTSMEYFLMGYGLHMPSQYSGSPRSPLSPTCIAPELLSPESMGLKLKPIKTRVTSQRHH; encoded by the exons ATGAATGGTTATTTGTGTTTAACTATGGTTTCCTGTTTG GAGCATATTGTGCGAACAGGAAGTGGCTCAGTATCTGTTATTATTTACGGTGACCCAGACAAACCAGCTCTCATCACTTATCCAGATTTGGCTTTAAACC ATGTATCTTGTTTTCAAGGTTTATTTTTTTGTCCGGAAGCAGCAGCATTGCTCCTTCACAATTTCTGCGTTTACCATATCAGCCCTCCTGGGCATGAG TTGGGAGCTGCTGCAATTAGTGAAGGTTATCCTGTGCCTTCTGTTGATGATTTAGCAGATCAAATTCTTGATGTGCTCAACTATTTCAG ACTTGGTGCAGTCATGTGCATGGGAGTAATGGCTGGCGCTTACATCCTTACCTTGTTCGCC ATGAAATATAGGGAGCGGGTTGTTGGTTTGATACTTGTATCGCCTTTGTGCAAAGCACCATCGTGGACAGAATGGCTCTGTAATAAG GTGATGTCAAATTTGCTGTACTATTATGGTATGTGTGGTCTTCTGAAGGAATGCTTACTATACCGTTATTTTAGCAAG CAGGAAGTTCGTGGCAATGCAGAAGTTCCAGAATCTGACATAGTTCAAGCATGTAGAAGA CTGCTGGATGAGAGGCAGGGCGCAAATGTACTTCGTTTTCTCCAAGCCATAGATGG GAGACCTGACCTAACTGATGGTTTGAGGAAATTGAAGTGCCGAACACTGATATTTGTCGGGGATAGTTCTCCTTTTCATTCAGAGTCTCTCCACATGATTACGAAACTGGACAAGAGATACAGTGCCTTAGTTGAG GTGCTTGATTGTGGATCAATTGTCACGGAGGAGCAGCCGCAAGCAATGTTGACATCGATGGAGTATTTCCTGATGGGTTATGGGCTGCACATGCCGAGTCAGTATAGTGGCAGCCCGAGGAGCCCGTTGAGCCCTACTTGTATCGCGCCAGAGCTCCTGTCTCCGGAGAGCATGGGATTGAAACTGAAACCGATCAAGACCCGCGTCACGTCACAAAGACACCATTAG